The genome window ATTAGTTACCGTTTTTGTGGTTAGACTGACATGTGCCTATACGAGTCAGCCTATTTTTGATATGGACCCAATTCGACCCGAGTCATCTTTGTTGAAGCCCAAAGTCTTGATTGCCATACTTGCTCGAAATGCAGAACATAGTTTACCTTTCTATCTGGGATGCATAGACAGACTGGACTACCCCAAGGATCGCATCGCAATTTGGTATGACATATCAGATTTCTAATGTTTTAATTTTAGATTTAAACTCATTTAGATAAAAGAAAATCACATAGCATGTTCGTAAAATTCTAACCTTCTCCCTTGATAACAAAATAATACTTAAATACATTTCTAGATGGAGTTTAAATGGTGAAGTTAAATGTATACTGAAAATGGCTTTAGAATGCTTaaactgtattttttttgttttccaaaCCTATTTTCCAGCTTATTATCATACCAACCTAGAACAGAACATTTTACTGGAACTTGTTTCTTTCAGTTAGGTTTCAAACTGTCACAACTGAATATGAATgataaatagaaaaaaaaagccATTTGTGGTGGATTCATTTTGTTGCAAGAGACACTGTGTAAGAGACCAGAGGCTTTCTGCATTGCCTGTCTGAAGCACTTGGGGAAAGTTAGCAAAGCAAACAGTAGCGCAGAGTGGAAAAGCAATGACAGGAGTCACAGCACAGTGCAGGAATGCTGTGGGCAACACAGGCAAGAGAGAGGTGAGAATGAGGTGCTCACCATTTGCCCATGTGGGCGCCgtttgttttgcaacaatagGAAAACTGATAGCACCAAAGAAGCCTCATCTATCTGATCTGAGGACTGTATATCTTATCTGCATTAGGTTAACAAACATATCAGTTCCTTTTGCCATGTGCATTCTGTACTGTACAGGTCACAGCACCATTTGGCCCAAGGGCACAGCATGATGCTGAAGATATTAAATATTATAACATGGTGTTTTTTGCAGGGCAGCCACAGATCACAATGTGGACAACACAACGGCAATGCTACAGGACTGGCTGAGTGCAGTAGACAGCCATTACCACACGGCTGAGTTGAGGACCACAGAGGAGTCCAGGTAAGCTTGCGCTGTATTCACTGCACTTCTACTTCTACCTGGCAGCCACCTACTAAATGACAGAGTTCAGTTTCAGAAGACTGCTGTGCCACTGTATTAGAGTGTATTATTTCACGAAAGCATTACACTTTCAGGTTTAGGAACAATTCACAACCCCACATGGTTGATACAGAAATTACGACCCTGAAATATATCAGccagaaaatgtaaaaaagcctGAAAACCAGGACGCTTAATAATCAgtgactgctgtgtgtgactTCCTTTGCAGTGCATTGTTTGGTGAGGAGGGGCCGAAGCACTGGGCTGACTCCAGGTATACCCACGTGCTGAAGCTGAGACAGGCAGCGCTGAGGAGAGCCAAGGCCCTGTGGGCAGACTACATACTGGTGAGACACCAGCCAGCAGCTATCCTTTCACTGCCCCCTATTTTGTCATGCTTTATCTACCGGCcatatacattatattttatgCTCTTCCACAGCTGTCCAGTTGTCACTGAAGTATATACGGTGTCAGAAACATTAAGTAGTCAGATACACAATTTTGTCTTTCCCCTGGTTTTGATCTTTAATTTGTTTCCAGTGGTTGCATTATGTTCAACCACTTTTTGCCActggttttattttgttttgatgtATCTTGTGTTGCAAAGGCCTTTGTTTATCTGAAGGTACAGTGCTGAGCATCTCCCTCTTCATGTTATCAAGGAAGGTCATGAGATCAATTAGTTGGAAAAGACATCTTGCATGTGATTTATACATTTTGATACAGTATATACTTTCCTTTATACATTTATTATATGcaggcctacagtatataatTAGTAATTTACACCATAGTTATAAGTTggcatttgaaaaaaatatatatatacagtgaaCAACTGATTTTGTGCTGTTGAAGTTTGCAGACAGTGACAATTTGCTGACAAATCCAGAAGTGTTGACACTGTTGATGGCTGAGAACAAGACTCTGGTGGCTCCCATGCTGGAATCCCGTACCCTGTACTCCAACTTCTGGTGTGGCATGACTCCCCAGGTACACATTGTCTTTGTTTACCTCCTGTGTTTCACATTTTATGAACTAATTATTTGAAATTGTTTCGtagtgaaattgaaatgaaattgtAGTGATATGTTTCAGCAGCATGGCTTTCTCAGAGTGTTGGTCTGTCATGTCTCTTTCTCCACAGGGTTATTATAAACGCACCCCCGAGTACATACCCATCAGAGACGGGAAGCGCGATGGATGTCACGCCGTTCCCATGGTGCACTCCACATTCCTTCTGGACTTGCGGCGGAAAGCCAGCAGACATCTGGCTTTCTACCCAGTCCATCACCTTTACCCCTGGATTATGGATGACATCATGGTCTTCTCCTTCTCAGCTAGGCAAGCAGGTCAGTACAGGAGGAACCTGAACCAACTGCTAAGCTTCCTGGAGTGGGTGACAACCTGTTACGTTAATCATGATATATTGTGCAGAATATAGAGCACTGTACCACAGTCTACCATTGTAATTCAGTATACTTTTAGTAAGATTCAGAAAAGACCTCCTTCTGAGTGTCTGCTTAAAATGAAACTCAGGTGTTGGTAAACAGTCCTGGCTCTGTAAATTAGAGGCAAATAAAGGGGCCTGGGCTGAGTCATACACAATTCCAGCCAAACAACATGACCCCAGGAGCTCGGCTGTTAAGCTATATCAACTGCGTTTATCCAGACCTACCTTTAAAAGAATCTTGTCTCCTGTTTCTCCTCTACTTGGAATTCTGAAACATTCCATTCTGTTGTGAAAATTAGACATCCATGAATGAGTGTAATTGATTTGTAAAGACATGTAAAAGATCGCTGTCTATAATTAGTGTCTCTTGACTGTAATTTCTCTCTATTCTCTATGTGACCATGCATAGGTGTgcagatgtttgtgtgtaacaAAGAACATTATGGGTACCTGCCTGTACCACTGAAGCCTGATCAAAACCTGGAGGAGGAAGTGGAAAGCTTTTCTCACACCGTCTCTGAGGCTTTGAGTACGTTTTACATTATCACCCTCAGAGACACTGTACCAACTGACTTAGCATTATACAGTTTACAGTATAGTCTGTAAAGACTATGGTAATGGTAATTTTGTAATATTTTGATTATTGCTTTAGATTATAAACAtagatgaaataaaaaaaaaaacctttggggccctaatttaaatgcttATTTAAATTCATTCTATGAGCAAAGTTCTTGTGCATGAATGGGCATCATGTGATCATCATGTGGCGTGAGACCGCTTTTAGCTGACCTATCGATGTTTGTGCTTAGGATCTTTCTCATGGTATCAAATTTGTAAATAGATTTTGCATAGTTATCAAGcaagctttagttagactttgtACTTTGCCCAACATTTAAGTTAGGGCCCTTGATGGAACCTGTCTGAAAATATGCAGAGTATGCTAAATCAATAAGCTtcaatttctttctctctctctatttcctctCTTTTACTGTCTCTATGTACTCTCAGTCCTCTCACTGAGGAGAGAGAAGTTTCACTTTTCTGTGACGTTTCTGTCTCATTCCTCCGACAGTAGAGTTCGCCTCATGCCGCCAACTATCTTCTACCTTCAATGAGTCTTTTTCCCTCCTCACAGTACTTCCTACTTGCATAACTGACCTGCCAGGAACAATCTGGCTTCACTCTTATCTCCGctcctcttttcatctctcaaTTACAAATGACCCAACATAAGCCAGTCACAAGTTCAGCCATCATGATTCCTGTTAAAGTATGCCACTTTTTTTAAgatatgttttattttattgacaaATCATCAAAGTAATAGATGTAATAATAGATGgtcacatttgtttgttttatagtGAGGTATGACTTGATTTGGACAATGAAACTGATAATATTATACATGTAATACATACACTGTAATATAAACATTGAAAAGTGATTAGACATACCGTTAATATGAAACTTATCATACCGTTAATGTGAAACTTATGTTCGAAGCACACTGGGCCTGACCAACACAAATTCTCTCTTCATATGAATTTGTCAGCAAACACCCTGATGACTGATTTCTTTTACAGTTGAGTATACTTTGGAACCATCACATTTCTTGCATGCCCGACCTAGGCAGAAGGATAAAATGGTTTTTGATGAGGTAAATAAACATTTCCTGCAACACCTTTACCTTACCTTTTCTCACCATCTTGCATTTGTAGGCTACAAAGGGATTTTTAATTTGTATTCCTCCTCA of Alosa sapidissima isolate fAloSap1 chromosome 1, fAloSap1.pri, whole genome shotgun sequence contains these proteins:
- the colgalt2a gene encoding procollagen galactosyltransferase 2 — translated: MPFERVGTGILVTVFVVRLTCAYTSQPIFDMDPIRPESSLLKPKVLIAILARNAEHSLPFYLGCIDRLDYPKDRIAIWAATDHNVDNTTAMLQDWLSAVDSHYHTAELRTTEESSALFGEEGPKHWADSRYTHVLKLRQAALRRAKALWADYILFADSDNLLTNPEVLTLLMAENKTLVAPMLESRTLYSNFWCGMTPQGYYKRTPEYIPIRDGKRDGCHAVPMVHSTFLLDLRRKASRHLAFYPVHHLYPWIMDDIMVFSFSARQAGVQMFVCNKEHYGYLPVPLKPDQNLEEEVESFSHTVSEALIEYTLEPSHFLHARPRQKDKMVFDEIYLINLKRRPDRRKRMLSTLDALGLQATLTDAVDGKALNTSQLLALGIHMLPNYKDPYSDRVLTRGEIGCFLSHYNIWKQMVEKGQQQVLLLEDDVRFEPRFKSRLITIMQDVKAAGLDWDLIYVGRKRLQVKEPERWVEGVKNLVHPDYSYWTLGYALSLQGARKLLQAEPFGKILPVDEFLPLMFDKHPKEEYMSHFENRDLKAFSVEPLLLFPTHYTGEPGYTSDTETSNIWDNEGVSTDWDRQSAQKNHAGPRSPVSSSPSSSGSQRDEL